A genome region from Hevea brasiliensis isolate MT/VB/25A 57/8 chromosome 9, ASM3005281v1, whole genome shotgun sequence includes the following:
- the LOC110632056 gene encoding chaperone protein dnaJ 16, which produces MPARRSRPEKQDEAKHLRRDPYEVLGVSRNSSDQEIKSAYRKMALKYHPDKNANDPEAADMFKEVTFSYNILSDPDKRRQYDSAGFEAVESESQELELDLSSLGTVNTMFAALFSKLGVPIKTTVSATVLEEALNGVVSIRPLPLGQPISRKVEKQCAHFYSVTITEEEARAGFVCRVQSSDKSKFKLLYFDQEGNGGLSLALQEDSAKTGKFTSAGMYFLCFPVYRLDQTVNAIAAAKDADTAFFKKLDGFQPCEITELKAGTHVFAVYGDNFFKSASYSIEALCAAPFVEEKENLRDVEARILTKRVEISKFENEYREVLAQFTEMTSRYTQEMQEIDELLKQWNEIHASYTIAPQMKRSTSKSRSKGLFRETKEEGQLRDKKASMKDRTKKKKWFNIHLKVDKRKPC; this is translated from the exons ATGCCGGCTCGCCGGTCGAGGCCGGAGAAGCAAGATGAGGCAAAGCATCTCCGGCGGGACCCTTACGAGGTCCTTGGCGTCTCCAGGAACTCCTCCGACCAGGAAATCAAGAGCGCGTACCGCAAAATGGCTCTCAA ATACCATCCTGACAAAAATGCAAATGATCCTGAAGCAGCTGATATGTTTAAAGAGGTTACTTTTTCCTATAATATCTTGTCTGATCCAGACAAGCGGCGCCAATATGACTCAGCTGGTTTTGAG GCTGTTGAATCAGAAAGTCAAGAATTGGAGCTAGATCTTTCAAGCTTGGGCACTGTGAACACTATGTTTGCAGCACTTTTTAG TAAACTTGGCGTGCCTATTAAGACCACTGTATCAGCAACTGTCTTGGAGGAGGCACTAAATGGGGTGGTCTCTATTCGTCCACTTCCACTGGGGCAACCTATTTCAAGGAAG GTTGAAAAGCAATGTGCTCACTTCTATTCTGTCACAATAACAGAAGAGGAAGCAAGGGCAGGCTTTGTCTGTCGAGTGCAATCCTCTGACAAAAGCAAGTTCAAG TTATTGTATTTTGATCAGGAAGGAAATGGTGGACTGAGCCTTGCTCTGCAG GAGGACAGTGCCAAAACAGGAAAGTTTACATCTGCTGGAATGTATTTcctttgttttcctgtttatcgGTTGGATCAGACAGTCAACGCG ATTGCAGCCGCAAAGGATGCTGATACTGCCTTCTTCAAGAAATTGGATGGGTTTCAGCCATGTGAAATAACGGAACTGAAGGCTGGCACCCATGTTTTTGCTGTCTATG GTGACAATTTTTTTAAGAGTGCAAGTTACTCAATAGAAGCTCTCTGTGCTGCACCTTTtgtggaagaaaaagaaaatcttAGAGATGTTGAAGCTCGAATTCTTACAAAAAGGGTAGAGATATCCAAGTTTGAAAATGAATACAGAGAG GTGTTGGCACAATTTACAGAAATGACCAGTAGATATACGCAAGAAATGCAAGAG ATTGACGAGCTGCTTAAACAATGGAATGAAATTCATGCCTCGTACACAATTGCTCCCCAGATGAAGCGGAGTACAAGTAAGAGCAGGAGTAAGGGCCTCTTCAGGGAGACCAAAGAAGAAGGACAATTGAGAGATAAGAAAGCTTCAATGAAGGATAGAACTAAGAAAAAGAAATGGTTCAATATCCACTTAAAAGTTGACAAGAGAAAGCCTTGCTAA